CCGGCAATGCTCACTTACTGTGCCGACGCCTTCACCGGCGTCACATCATCATTTGCCGCAGGGCGATTCTCCGGCACGCTATCGCAAGGCTTCTCTTTCGGACACACCAGATCCAGCATCTTCAGCGTCACGCCGTTACTCCAGCCAAAGCCATCCTGCAGCGGATATTCCCCGCCGCCGCCGCCCATGCCGGTAGAGGAGACATCATATTTCTCGACCAGCTTCTGCTCACGATCGTAGGTGTGCTGCACGTTTTTCAGGAAGCGCCAGGTCACGTCCATCGCCACTTTATCCTGACCGTAGTTCTGTAAACCTTCAACGGCAACCCACTGGAGCGGCGCCCAGCCGTTCGGCGCGTCCCACTGCTGGCCGCTGTTGATGGTGGTGGTGGAGATACCGCCCGGTTTCAGCAGGCGCGATGAGGCCGCTGCTGCAACCTTGTCGGCGCGATCCTGTGCTGCAGCTTTAACATACAGCGGGAAGAGCGCTGCCGCCGTCAGCTGATTACGGACCTTTTTGGTTTTCAGATCGTAATCCGCGTACCACCCCTCTTTTTCATTCCAGAGGTGGCTTTCCATCGCTTTTTGCCGGGCGTTAGCCAGGGCGTCATATTTGCTGGCGCCGGCGGTATCGCCGTCCTCCTGGCTTGCCCGGGCCAGCAGTTTTTCCATTTTGAACATCAATGCGTTCAGGTCAACCGGCACAATGCTGGTGGTGCGGATGGTGCCAAGCTTTTTCGGATCGTCCATCCAGCGGGAGCTGAAATCCCAGCCTGAGGCGGCGGCGGAACGCAGATCGCGGTAAATCTCGGTGGCCGGGCGGTCAGGATTGTTTTTGGCGGTGGTCACGTCATCCAGCCAGGATTCCGGGCGTGGCGTATCGTTATCGTCCCAGTAGCGGTTGAGGATCGCCCCGTCATCCAGTTTTACCACCCGCTTGTTGGCGCTGCCCGGTTGCAGGGCATCCACCCCCTCCATCCAGTAGGCATACTCTTTTTCCATCTGTGGGCGATACTTCTTCAGCGCGTCGCTGTCATGGGTCGCCAGCAGTTCGACCATCAGTGAGAAGAACGGCGGCTGGGAGCGGCTCAGATAGTAGCTGCGGTTGCCGTTCGGGATATGGCCCCATGTGTCGATTTCGTAAGCGAAATTGTCCACCATGTCGCTGATTTTGTCCCAGTGGCCGCTCTCCGCCAGGCCAAGCATGGTGAAATAGCTGTCCCAGTAGTAGACCTCGCGGAAACGTCCGCCGGGCACGACGTAGGGCTTTGGCAGCGGGAGAAGGGAATCCCATTGACTGGCCTTATCGGTGGTGCGGGTCAGCACCGACCACAGGCCATCAATGTGCTCACGTAAATTTTGACCAGCAGGCGGAACATACTTTTCACCTTCCGTCGGCAGGGTAAAGTTCATCTCCACAAAGTGGCGCAGATCGAACCCGGACTGGGTGTGTTGCATCCGGTAGTCCGCCAGGATCATCAGCGGGTCGCTTTTTGGCACCGCATCGGCAAAGGTCTTTTGATCGGGGAACAGTTTTGCGCTTTGCACATCGTTAAAAAGGGGGCCAAGCATGACATCGGGGGAGCTTTTTTCATGTGTGGTTTGCTCCTCTGCATAGCCGCTCACGGTAAAACCGAGTAGCGCGGCGCCCAATGTCAGGGGCAAAAGCGCAGGGTGTAAAGTACGAGGTCTTATCATCGGTGCATCTCCTGTATTCGCTGGGCAGCGTGTCCACTGCCGTCAATCACTTGAAAACCTTAGACGAATATTGCCCGCTTCGCGTGTTGGATATCCCATTTTTCGCACAACCAGACAATTTACCGCACCGTTCAGCCTCGCCTGGGCGTTTTAATATTAAATTGGTGAATGAATAATTATTTTTTATAGATTTATTTAGTGATATACAAAAGAGTACGAAATATAAATCAGACTTATAGAAATTAATGCGGATAATAATGTGAGTTGACAGGCTTTTTCACCGTTAATAAGGCCGGAAACGCTCAGTGACGATCACATAAACTAAAAATCATAATAACAAAACCAAAAAACATAATAGCGTTGCCCGGGGTATTTGTACGAAATGTGGAGGCTCAACCTTTTGGGTATTCACTTTTATTATCAGGATGGATTCTATGAGATTAAAAAAACGGGTTATCCTCATGGGCGCGCTTTATTCAGGCTCATTGTTCGCGGCGCAGCCGACAACAAGTATTGAAGACAAACTGGCGCAGCTGGAAGCGCAAATTCAGGAGCTTAAGCAACAGCAGCAGGCGGCGGCATCCCAGGCCACCCGCGTGGTCGTGCAATCCGAAGAACCCGTAAACAAGGCGGAACCGCCAAAACTGACGTTATCTGGCTACGGCGATATTAAATTTTACGGTGACGTCGAACTTAATATGGATGCCGCCAGTAAAACCGGCAGTCTGACCTCTATTAGACGTAGCGCGAATAGCGACTGGGCACCCGGGGATAATGAGCGATGGGATATTAATGGCCGTATTTTACTCGGCTTTGACGGCTACCGGAAAATGGATAACGGAAATTACGCGGGCTTTTCCGTTCAGCCTCTCGGTGATTTAGCCGGGCAAATGTACCTCGATGATGCCGCGTTTTACTTTGGTCAGCAAAATGACTGGGAGATAAAAGTCGGGCGTTTTGAAGCCTACGATATGTTCCCGCTCAATCAGGATACCTTCGTTGAATATTCAGGCAACACCGCAGACGATCTCTACAGTGACGGATACGGCTATATCTACATGCTGAAAGAGGGGCGTGGGCGTGCCGACAGCGGCGGTAATTTCATGCTGAGCAAGACCCAGGATAACTGGTATTTCGAGCTCAACACGCTGCTGAAAGACGGCAGCGATCTGTTTGTCGACCAGCGTTATCACGGGGCTGAGCTTGAAAACGATAAAAATGTGGCCTACATCCGCCCGGTTATCGCCTGGCAGAACGGTCCATTCTCAACTGCGATAGCCATGGAATCTAACCTGGTGAATAACGCCTATGGCTATCGCGACAGCAGCGGTCAATGGATCGATCAATCCGATCGTACCGGTTACGGTTTTACAATGACCTGGGATGGGCTCAAAACGGATGCGGAAAACGGCGTTGTGGTCAACCTCAACACGGCCTACCTGGATGCTGCGGACGAAACAGATTTCACCAGCGCCATCAACGGGCTGTGGCGTAACGTTGAGCTGGGCTACATCTATGCACACAATGAGATCGACCAATTCAACACCTCAACGTTCGACGCCGAGTGCGAGAACGACTGCTGGATCACCGATCCGGGAGAATATGACATTCATACCATCCATGCGTCATATCTGATCCCTAACGTGATGAAGATGAAGAATTTCAATATCTACCTCGGGGCCTATGCGTCATGGGTTAACGCCACTCCGAAAGAGGGCGACGCCAATAACGATGAGCGCTACGGCGGTCGCGTTCGCTTCAAATACTACTTCTGATAATGCCTGCGGTCAGGCTTCTTCCGGGGCCTGACTGCTGTCCCGCAGCGTGCCCGGCGCATGGCCGACAATCCGCTTAAATGCCCGGCTAAATGCTGCCAGCGAGCCGTAACCAAGACGCAGCGCCACCGTTTCAATGGGCTGATGTTCGTGGCGGATGTACTGAATCGCCAGCCGCATTCTCAGCTCGCTCAGGTATTTCGCCGGGGTCGTTCCCGTGGCGGCCAGGAAACGTTCCGCAAATACCGAGCGGGACGTTCCGGCCTCTTTTGCCAGCTCCGCCACGCTCCAGTTCACGCCGGGCTGCTGATGCATGGCGTAAATCGCCCGGCTCAGACGCGGATCCCGTAAGACCTGCACCCAGCCAGTGGCCTTTCCGCATCCGGCTTCAACCCAGCCGCGCACGATCAGCGCCGCTACCACGTCGGCAAGGCGCGCGAGGATCCCGGCGAAACCGACCTGCCGGGTCATGGATTCACGCTCCATGGCCGCCAGCAGAGGGTGGATCTCCGGCCAGGTCGACATCAACCGGCTCACCATCATCACCTCCGGCATCGCTTTGATCAGCGGCTGCATCCCGCCCAGCTCAAAATCCATGCATCCGCTGAAGATGATGGTGTGCTCACTTTCCGGACAGGGTTGGCAGGTGATGGCGCACACCGAATTGCAGATAGGCTCGCTTGGGAAGGCGCTCACCGGCGTGATGGTTGCCTGCTCGTCCGAGAGAAGGGCATGTGCGTTGCCGTTGGGGATAAACAGCGCATCGCCGCCGCTCAGCGCAAAGCTCGCGCCGCTTTCCATCCGTAACAGGGCTTTGCCGTGGCTGACGAAATGGAACTGGGCTTTACCGGGCGCCTGATGAAAGGCCACGCCAAACGGCGCGCTGGCCTCAATGCGGCGGTACTTCACCCCGGACAGGCGCATACCGCGCAACAACTCGCTGATCAAATCGGGTGACTGAACGGTCATCGGCACAACTCCGGACGCATAATCAATAAGTGGGGATTATATGTCATAGATCGTCCAGGGGGAACGCTCTATGCTTTTGCGACATTAGTCACATTTTTATAACGGGAGTACAACAGATGAGTGCATGTGTCGCGGCGAGAGAGGCGCAGGCCCCCGCAAAACCGGCCTGGCGAGCCGTCTGGTCACTGGGGTTAGGGGTGTTTGGCTTGATTACGGCAGAGTTCCTGCCGGCCAGCCTGCTGACACCCATGGCCGCGAGCCTGAGTGTTACGGAGGGGATGGCCGGACAAGCGGTGACCGCAACGGCGATTGTCGCGCTGGTCACAGGGCTGCTGATTACCCCGGCCACCAAAAATATCGACCGGCGTTGGGTGCTGATGTTCTTCTCGGTGCTGCAAATTATCTCCAGCCTGCTGGTGGCCTTCGCGCCCACGCTGAACGTCATGCTGATGGGGCGTCTGCTGTTGGGCATTGCTATTGGCGGATTCTGGGCAATGTCCACCGCCACGGCGATGCGGCTGGTGCCTGCGGAGCACGTGCCGAAGGCGCTGGCGGTGATTTTCTCCAGCGTCTCGGTGGCGACGGTGGTTGCCGCGCCGCTCGGCAGCTATCTCGGCAGCCTGATTGGCTGGCGCAACGTGTTTATCCTCTGCATTCTGCCGAGCATGCTGGCGCTGCTGTGGCAGCTTTGGGTTCTGCCATCAATGAAGCCGGAGAGCAGCGGCAGTCTGGCGACGTTGTTCCGCGTGCTGCGCCGCCCGGGGATGGTCGGGGGGATGCTGGCGACCATTCTTATTTTCAGCGGCCATTTTGCCTTCTTCACCTACCTGCGCCCGTTCCTTGAAACGGTCGGCCAGGCGAGCGTTGAGAGCGTTTCCCTGATCCTGCTGGGCTTTGGGCTTGCCAATTTTGTCGGGACATCGATTGCCGGGCATCTGCTGGCGCGCAACCTGCGGCTCACGCTGGCGCTGGTGCCGTTCGTCATGGGCGTGCTGGCGCTCACGATGGTGGCATTTGGACATCTGGCGATGCTGGACGGGCTGCTGGTTGCGCTGTGGGGCTTTGCCTTCGGTCTGGTGCCGGTTGGCTGGTCAACCTGGCTTGCCACAACGGTGCCTGACGAAGCCGAAAGCGCCGGGGGGCTGCTGGTAGCATCCATTCAGTTTGCCATTGGCGCAGGTGCCGCGGGCGGTGGGGCGATCTTCGATCTCAACGGGGCCAGCGGCGTCTTCGCCGGAAGCGGCCTGCTGCTGGTGAGCGCGATGGTGATTGTGCTGATGGCCGTCAACGTGGCAGATAAGCGTGCCTGACGCCGGGGCGCGATAAACACCGCGCGATTCTGGCAAAGCAAAGCGATTTAAGTTCGTTGTTATTTCAGGCGCTATCCCGGATTGTCAGCGCAGTGTGCCACTGTCGGGATAGCGTCTGAAGCCATGGGAAACTACTTACACGCGCAGCAGCGAAAGCATATTGACCACCTTGCCCGTCGCTGGCTGTGGCGAAGCGAGCTGCCGACCTGGATACTGATTATCGTCATCTACGGCGGCTGGTTTGCGACGCTGACGTTCTGGCGCACGCTGGGTTTAATACCGGCCACGCTGCTGCTGATTGGCTTTACCGCCTGGTATATGTCGCTCCAGCATGAGCTGATCCACGGACATCCCACGCGCTTTGCCCGGCTCAACCAGCTTTTCGGCACGCTACCGCTGGCGGTGTGGTTTCCCTACGGCCTGTATCGCGATTCCCACCTTGCTCACCATCGTAACGATTACCTGACCGTGCCTGTCGACGATCCGGAGTCTTACTACTTCACCGACCGGAGATGGGCGCGCCTTTTGCCGTGGCAGAAAAAAATCATTCTTGTACGCAATACCTTCACGGGCAGATTGCTGCTGGGGCCGCTGCTGGATATTACCCTGACGCTGAACGGTGCGGCGAGGGCGTTTGGTCAACGCCACTGGCGCTCAATCATGATGTGGATGGTGCACGGCGTACTGCTGGCTGGGCTCTTTACCTGGATGGCGCAGCGCGATTTCTCCCCCGTCTGGTTCGTACTGGCGGTCAGCTATCCGGCGCTGGCCCTGACGAAGGTTCGTTCTTTCTTAGAACATCGCGCGGCGCACGATCCTCTGGCACGTTCGGTGATAAACGAGGCCGGCGGGTTCTGGCGGGTGCTGTTTCTCAATCTCAACTACCATTCAGTACATCACGATTTGCCGGGCGTGCCCTGGTATGGCCTCAGAGCGATCTACGCGCACAGTCGTGACGAGTACCAGCAGCGCAATCAGGGTTTTGTGGTCAAGGGCTATGGTCAGTGGTTGCGCCAGTTCTGGAACACGCCGGTGGATGTCACCGTCCATCCGGGAAACCAAAAAGAGGATCGTTATGAGTCGTCCTGTCGCGTTTCCGATGTATGACATCGATCGGGACAATACCGAGGCCCTGACGCGGGCGGTCATTGCGCTTTTACAGGAACGCGGCGTCGCGACAGGCGATGTCAAGCCAGAACCGCCGCCTGATGACCTGCTGGCCCACTGGCAACAGCCGGGTCTGCTCCTGAGCCAGACCTGCGGATATCCCCTGATGACGGCGCTGCCGCAGGTGCAGGTCGTCGGCTGTTTTCACTATGCGGCACCGGGCTGCGAGGGCCTGCATTACCGTAGCTTTCTGGTGGTACGCGACGAAGATAAACACTGCCAGCTTGCGGATTATCGCCATCGCCGGGCGGTATATAACTCTGCGGACTCGCAGTCTGGCTACAATGCGCTGATGAAAAGGGTGGCCCCTCTCGCGGTTAACGGCCATTTTTTCTCAGACGCGACCGCCAGCGGTAGCCACCGCCAGTCGCTTATCAGGCTAAAGCAGGGGGCAGGGGATATTGCCGCCATCGACTGCGTAACCTGGGCGCTGTTGCAACGTCATGAACCGCAGCTGCTGGCGGGGCTGTCCATTATCGGTCACACCCCGTTGACGCCGGGTTTACCGCTTATCACGGGGCGCGACACCCCAGCCGACAGGCTATTCGCTCTCCGCGATGCGCTGCATACGCTGGTGAGCGCCGAACACTATCGGGCGATCTGCGCGGGGGCGCTCATCCAGGGGTTTAGCGCCGTTACGCGCCAGCCGTATCACGCGCTAATCGGCTGGCGTGAGGACGCGGCAGCATCAGGCGTTATTTTGCGTTAAAGGCCGAATCTCCTTTGAGCGCAGCGTGACGCGAATGGGCACCGACTTATAGGAGGGCGTGCCGCTGTCCTTATCGAGATAGTCCAGCGGGACCAGCACGTTGGCCTCCGGGTAGTAGGCCCCGACGGAACCGCTGGCGATGCTGTAGGCCACTACCGTGATATCCTCCAGGCGCTGCTGATTGCCAGGAAGTGCGGTGGTGATATCCACGCGGTCGCCGTGCTCAAGGCCCCGCTTTTCCATATCCTCTTCGTTCATAAATAACACGTCGCGGCGTCCAAATACGCCCCGGTAACGGTCGTCGAGGGCATAGATGGTGGTGTTGTACTGGTCGTGGCTGCGAAGCGTAATCAGGCGCAGGACGTTATCCCCTTCGCCTTTGGCATTCTCGTCGACGCCGTCAAACACCGAAAACATCGCCTTGCCAGTTACGGTCGGCCAGACGCGCTCGGTGGGCGGCAGCGGCATACGAAAACCGCCCGGAATGCGGATACGGGCGTTGTACTGTTCAAAGCCGGGGATGGTCCGCTCGATCAGATCCCGAATTCTGTCGTAGTCAGCCACCAGCTCCGCCCACCCGACCTGACTGTCAGGCAGCGTGGCGCTGGCCATGCCTGCCACAATTGCCGGTTCGGAGAGCAGATGCGGCGAGGCGGGTTTCAGCTTGCCGGACGACGCATGCACCATCGACATTGAATCTTCCACGGTGATCGACTGCCGCCCGGTGCGCTGCATGTCCAGCTCCGTGCGCCCGAGGCACGGCAGGATCCAGGTCTCTTTCGCGACCAGCAGGTGCGTGCGGTTGAGCTTGGTGCCAACGTGAACGCTAAGTTCCAGCTTCTGCATGGCGGGAAAGGCCTGCTGATGGTCGGGCATGGCCACGGCAAAATTGCCGCCGAGGCAGATCAGCGCTTTGGCTTCCCCGGCGATCATTGCCTGCGTCGCCATTACCGCGTCGTGCCCATGTTTCGCCGGGGGCGTAAAACCAAATTCCGCCTCCAGACGTGAAAGAAACGCGGCCGTTGGCTTCTCGGTAATGCCCACGGTACGATTTCCCTGCACGTTGGAGTGCCCGCGCAGGGGACAAATGCCGGCGCCGGGCTTACCGATATTGCCGCGCATCAGCAGCAGGTCGGCAATGAGGCGCACGTTGGCGGTGCCTTTGTTGTGCTGGGTAATGCCCATGCCGTAGGTAATGATGGTGGCGTTGGATTTGGCGTAGGCCTGCGCCACGCCCAGCAGATCCTGACGATCTAAGCCTGATTCCAGCTCAATGGCCTCCCAGCTTGTCGCCTGAATATCGGCGGCGAATGCCTCAAAACCCTGGGTATGCGTGTCGATAAATTCCCGGTCGAGCACGCCGCCTTGCTCTGCTTCAATGTGCAGAAGATGTTTTGCTATGCCCTTAAGCGCCGCTGCATCGCCTCCGGCTTTCACCTGGAAGTAGGTTGATGCAATGTCCGTTGAACCGTACGTCGCCATCTCGACCACGCTTTGCGGATCGGCAAAGCGCTCCAGCGCCCGCTCGCGAAGCGGGTTAAACACAATAATCGGCACGCCGCGGCGGGAGAGTTCGTGCAGAGTGCCCATCATCCGCGGGTGGTTGGTGCCCGGATTATGGCCCATCGAGATAACCAGCTCGGTGTTATCAAAATCGTTGAGCGAAACGGTGCCTTTGCCAATCCCAATGGAACGCGGCAGACCGGTGCTGGTGGCTTCGTGGCACATGTTGGAACAATCCGGGAAATTATTAGTTCCCAGTTCACGGGCAAAAAGCTGAAGTAAATAAGCAGCCTCATTCGACGCGCGCCCCGAGGTATAAAACTCCACGGCGTCCGGATCGAGCGCGCGCAGTTTCTCACCAATCTGCGCAAAGGCCTGCTGCCACTCTATGGGGCGGAATGTATCACTCCCCCGGTCGTAAACCAGCGGATGCGTCAGGCGACCGTAGCCTTCCAGTTCGTAATCGCTTTTCGCCAGCAGCGAGCTGACGGTATTGGCGGCAAAGAATTCGGGCGTCACGCGTTTGTTTGTCGCTTCCCAGGTGACGGCTTTAGCGCCATTTTCACAGAACTGGAAGGTGGACTTGTGCTCTTTATCCGGCCACGCGCAGCCGGGACAGTCAAAACCGTCGGGCTGGTTAGTGCGAAGCAGGGTGGCAGGCGCTTCCAGGGTGTCCATTTGCGTGCGCACGGCAATCGCCGTCGCTTTCAGCGCGCCCCAGCCGCCGGCAGGACCGTTGTAGTGGCGAATGCCGGGAACCGGGCGGTATTTCTTGTTCATCAGGACTCCTGCTGTGCGGTATGTCATTCAATTCTACACCTCGTTTATTAACCTAATGACAACAAAAAAACATCATTTAACGAGAAACGAGGCAAGCACAAGAGGGTTGTTAATTGTTATGTTATAACATATATTTCTCGACGCGTTTTAAACTGGCTTTTCGTTGAAGTAAAAGGATCACCCCATGTCCGTTTCCGTCCATCGCCTGTCATCAGGCAGTGTTGATAACGTGCTCGACGTCACCATCCAGGCGTTATCCAGCCCTGGCGGCACGACGCTGCTGTCAGACGTCTGTTTTGAAGCCAGAGCCGGAGAGTGCCTGGCCGTCATCGGCCCTAACGGCAGCGGTAAAACCTCGCTGCTACGGGCGATCGGAAGCGAGCTGACGCACCTGAAAGGTGACATCCGCCTGATGGGGCGCACCGTAACTGCGTTGACTCGCCAGCAGCGGGCAAAACAGGTTGCCGTGCTCTCCCAGCACGACGCGCCGGATTTGAGGCTCTCGGTTGAGGATTACGTCGCCCTTGGACGTATACCGCATGCGGGCGATGCCCCGCGACATATCCATGACGCCATCGTCGACGACGCCATCCGCGAAACCGGGCTGCAGCGGCTGCGTGAACGATCGCTGTTTGCACTTTCGGGCGGTGAACGCCAGCGCGCGGCGCTGGCGCGGGTGCTTGCCCAGACGCCAAAACTGGTGCTGCTGGATGAGCCGACCAACCATCTTGATCCTCC
This region of Enterobacter cancerogenus genomic DNA includes:
- a CDS encoding phosphate/phosphite/phosphonate ABC transporter substrate-binding protein encodes the protein MSRPVAFPMYDIDRDNTEALTRAVIALLQERGVATGDVKPEPPPDDLLAHWQQPGLLLSQTCGYPLMTALPQVQVVGCFHYAAPGCEGLHYRSFLVVRDEDKHCQLADYRHRRAVYNSADSQSGYNALMKRVAPLAVNGHFFSDATASGSHRQSLIRLKQGAGDIAAIDCVTWALLQRHEPQLLAGLSIIGHTPLTPGLPLITGRDTPADRLFALRDALHTLVSAEHYRAICAGALIQGFSAVTRQPYHALIGWREDAAASGVILR
- a CDS encoding fatty acid desaturase; translation: MGNYLHAQQRKHIDHLARRWLWRSELPTWILIIVIYGGWFATLTFWRTLGLIPATLLLIGFTAWYMSLQHELIHGHPTRFARLNQLFGTLPLAVWFPYGLYRDSHLAHHRNDYLTVPVDDPESYYFTDRRWARLLPWQKKIILVRNTFTGRLLLGPLLDITLTLNGAARAFGQRHWRSIMMWMVHGVLLAGLFTWMAQRDFSPVWFVLAVSYPALALTKVRSFLEHRAAHDPLARSVINEAGGFWRVLFLNLNYHSVHHDLPGVPWYGLRAIYAHSRDEYQQRNQGFVVKGYGQWLRQFWNTPVDVTVHPGNQKEDRYESSCRVSDV
- a CDS encoding carbohydrate porin, whose translation is MRLKKRVILMGALYSGSLFAAQPTTSIEDKLAQLEAQIQELKQQQQAAASQATRVVVQSEEPVNKAEPPKLTLSGYGDIKFYGDVELNMDAASKTGSLTSIRRSANSDWAPGDNERWDINGRILLGFDGYRKMDNGNYAGFSVQPLGDLAGQMYLDDAAFYFGQQNDWEIKVGRFEAYDMFPLNQDTFVEYSGNTADDLYSDGYGYIYMLKEGRGRADSGGNFMLSKTQDNWYFELNTLLKDGSDLFVDQRYHGAELENDKNVAYIRPVIAWQNGPFSTAIAMESNLVNNAYGYRDSSGQWIDQSDRTGYGFTMTWDGLKTDAENGVVVNLNTAYLDAADETDFTSAINGLWRNVELGYIYAHNEIDQFNTSTFDAECENDCWITDPGEYDIHTIHASYLIPNVMKMKNFNIYLGAYASWVNATPKEGDANNDERYGGRVRFKYYF
- a CDS encoding alpha,alpha-trehalase; protein product: MIRPRTLHPALLPLTLGAALLGFTVSGYAEEQTTHEKSSPDVMLGPLFNDVQSAKLFPDQKTFADAVPKSDPLMILADYRMQHTQSGFDLRHFVEMNFTLPTEGEKYVPPAGQNLREHIDGLWSVLTRTTDKASQWDSLLPLPKPYVVPGGRFREVYYWDSYFTMLGLAESGHWDKISDMVDNFAYEIDTWGHIPNGNRSYYLSRSQPPFFSLMVELLATHDSDALKKYRPQMEKEYAYWMEGVDALQPGSANKRVVKLDDGAILNRYWDDNDTPRPESWLDDVTTAKNNPDRPATEIYRDLRSAAASGWDFSSRWMDDPKKLGTIRTTSIVPVDLNALMFKMEKLLARASQEDGDTAGASKYDALANARQKAMESHLWNEKEGWYADYDLKTKKVRNQLTAAALFPLYVKAAAQDRADKVAAAASSRLLKPGGISTTTINSGQQWDAPNGWAPLQWVAVEGLQNYGQDKVAMDVTWRFLKNVQHTYDREQKLVEKYDVSSTGMGGGGGEYPLQDGFGWSNGVTLKMLDLVCPKEKPCDSVPENRPAANDDVTPVKASAQ
- a CDS encoding AraC family transcriptional regulator produces the protein MTVQSPDLISELLRGMRLSGVKYRRIEASAPFGVAFHQAPGKAQFHFVSHGKALLRMESGASFALSGGDALFIPNGNAHALLSDEQATITPVSAFPSEPICNSVCAITCQPCPESEHTIIFSGCMDFELGGMQPLIKAMPEVMMVSRLMSTWPEIHPLLAAMERESMTRQVGFAGILARLADVVAALIVRGWVEAGCGKATGWVQVLRDPRLSRAIYAMHQQPGVNWSVAELAKEAGTSRSVFAERFLAATGTTPAKYLSELRMRLAIQYIRHEHQPIETVALRLGYGSLAAFSRAFKRIVGHAPGTLRDSSQAPEEA
- a CDS encoding MFS transporter, with translation MSACVAAREAQAPAKPAWRAVWSLGLGVFGLITAEFLPASLLTPMAASLSVTEGMAGQAVTATAIVALVTGLLITPATKNIDRRWVLMFFSVLQIISSLLVAFAPTLNVMLMGRLLLGIAIGGFWAMSTATAMRLVPAEHVPKALAVIFSSVSVATVVAAPLGSYLGSLIGWRNVFILCILPSMLALLWQLWVLPSMKPESSGSLATLFRVLRRPGMVGGMLATILIFSGHFAFFTYLRPFLETVGQASVESVSLILLGFGLANFVGTSIAGHLLARNLRLTLALVPFVMGVLALTMVAFGHLAMLDGLLVALWGFAFGLVPVGWSTWLATTVPDEAESAGGLLVASIQFAIGAGAAGGGAIFDLNGASGVFAGSGLLLVSAMVIVLMAVNVADKRA
- a CDS encoding ABC transporter ATP-binding protein translates to MSVSVHRLSSGSVDNVLDVTIQALSSPGGTTLLSDVCFEARAGECLAVIGPNGSGKTSLLRAIGSELTHLKGDIRLMGRTVTALTRQQRAKQVAVLSQHDAPDLRLSVEDYVALGRIPHAGDAPRHIHDAIVDDAIRETGLQRLRERSLFALSGGERQRAALARVLAQTPKLVLLDEPTNHLDPPGRVELLSLVKSKGITVVAVLHDLTLAESFADRILLLSRGRSVVCDVPEKVLVSEHLYPIFGLTSFTVAHPHTGKSLRIFDVPRYA
- a CDS encoding FdhF/YdeP family oxidoreductase, which translates into the protein MNKKYRPVPGIRHYNGPAGGWGALKATAIAVRTQMDTLEAPATLLRTNQPDGFDCPGCAWPDKEHKSTFQFCENGAKAVTWEATNKRVTPEFFAANTVSSLLAKSDYELEGYGRLTHPLVYDRGSDTFRPIEWQQAFAQIGEKLRALDPDAVEFYTSGRASNEAAYLLQLFARELGTNNFPDCSNMCHEATSTGLPRSIGIGKGTVSLNDFDNTELVISMGHNPGTNHPRMMGTLHELSRRGVPIIVFNPLRERALERFADPQSVVEMATYGSTDIASTYFQVKAGGDAAALKGIAKHLLHIEAEQGGVLDREFIDTHTQGFEAFAADIQATSWEAIELESGLDRQDLLGVAQAYAKSNATIITYGMGITQHNKGTANVRLIADLLLMRGNIGKPGAGICPLRGHSNVQGNRTVGITEKPTAAFLSRLEAEFGFTPPAKHGHDAVMATQAMIAGEAKALICLGGNFAVAMPDHQQAFPAMQKLELSVHVGTKLNRTHLLVAKETWILPCLGRTELDMQRTGRQSITVEDSMSMVHASSGKLKPASPHLLSEPAIVAGMASATLPDSQVGWAELVADYDRIRDLIERTIPGFEQYNARIRIPGGFRMPLPPTERVWPTVTGKAMFSVFDGVDENAKGEGDNVLRLITLRSHDQYNTTIYALDDRYRGVFGRRDVLFMNEEDMEKRGLEHGDRVDITTALPGNQQRLEDITVVAYSIASGSVGAYYPEANVLVPLDYLDKDSGTPSYKSVPIRVTLRSKEIRPLTQNNA